In one Mucilaginibacter sp. PAMB04168 genomic region, the following are encoded:
- a CDS encoding alginate lyase family protein, which translates to MKKIIITCSLLTLTLGVKAQYVSLTAAEVKTLKTAVEKDARVQKEFAEWKQVAEKALNEAPNPIEKVTSQGLLQGNPAKTASLKAVADAPKIYALALIYRLYGNKDYLNKAQEYLTAWAQINKATGDPIDETKLEEMFTGYDLIRDEVSKPNKQAIDTWLESIAHAEIHSVSATPTKSTSKNNWNSHRIKIITQIAYAIHADKYRDTITAELEKQLAQNLYPDGSSFDFAERDALHYHIYTLEPLLKALIVISRANGKNYYSVESPTKSSVQKSVQFLVPFVTGEKTHGEFANSKVKFDRDRAANGEKGYVAGAPFKQRNGIVVLSLAAYYDTSLVKTIQQVAGNEYYDWQLVLNQVRQAKK; encoded by the coding sequence TTGAAAAAGATAATAATAACCTGCAGTTTGCTTACCCTCACGTTGGGGGTTAAAGCACAATACGTAAGTTTAACCGCTGCCGAAGTTAAAACGCTTAAAACAGCCGTTGAAAAGGATGCCCGCGTGCAAAAGGAATTTGCAGAGTGGAAACAAGTGGCCGAAAAGGCACTTAATGAAGCACCAAACCCCATTGAAAAGGTAACATCTCAAGGATTACTACAGGGTAATCCGGCCAAAACGGCCAGTTTGAAAGCTGTTGCTGATGCGCCCAAGATATATGCCCTTGCTTTGATCTATCGTCTTTATGGTAACAAAGATTATTTGAACAAGGCGCAGGAATACCTGACAGCTTGGGCCCAAATAAACAAAGCCACCGGCGACCCAATTGACGAAACCAAGCTAGAGGAAATGTTTACCGGTTATGACCTGATACGCGACGAAGTAAGCAAACCAAATAAACAAGCAATTGACACTTGGCTGGAGAGCATTGCCCACGCCGAAATACATAGCGTATCGGCTACGCCAACTAAATCAACTTCAAAAAATAACTGGAATTCACACCGCATCAAAATTATAACGCAGATAGCCTATGCCATACATGCCGATAAGTATCGGGATACAATTACGGCTGAACTGGAAAAGCAGCTGGCTCAAAATTTATATCCGGACGGCTCAAGCTTTGACTTTGCCGAACGGGATGCTTTGCATTACCATATTTATACGCTCGAACCGCTTCTTAAAGCCCTCATAGTGATTAGTAGAGCGAATGGTAAAAATTACTACAGCGTTGAGTCGCCGACCAAATCATCAGTGCAAAAGTCGGTTCAGTTCCTGGTGCCGTTTGTAACAGGGGAGAAGACGCATGGTGAGTTTGCTAACAGTAAAGTTAAATTTGACCGAGACCGTGCGGCCAATGGTGAAAAAGGGTATGTAGCAGGAGCGCCGTTTAAACAGCGTAACGGCATTGTAGTACTCTCATTAGCTGCATATTATGATACATCATTAGTGAAAACAATACAACAGGTTGCAGGGAACGAATACTATGATTGGCAACTGGTGCTTAACCAGGTAAGACAGGCTAAAAAGTAA